In a single window of the Chionomys nivalis chromosome 11, mChiNiv1.1, whole genome shotgun sequence genome:
- the LOC130883617 gene encoding 40S ribosomal protein S25-like, with protein sequence MPPKHDKKKKDAGKSAKKDKDPVNKSGGKAKKKKWSKGKVRDKLNNLVLFDKATYDKLCKEVPNYKLITPAVVSERLKIRGSLARAALQELLSKGLIKLVSKHRAQVIYTRNTKDGDASAAGEDA encoded by the coding sequence ATGCCGCCCAAGcatgacaagaagaagaaagatgccggAAAGTCGgccaaaaaagacaaagacccagtCAATAAGTCCGGTGGCAAGGCCAAAAAGAAGAAGTGGTCCAAAGGCAAAGTTAGGGACAAGCTCAACAATCTAGTCCTGTTTGACAAGGCTACATACGACAAACTCTGTAAGGAAGTTCCCAACTATAAACTTATTACTCCAGCCGTGGTCTCTGAGAGACTGAAGATTCGCGGTTCCTTGGCCAGGGCAGCTCTTCAGGAGCTCCTTAGTAAAGGGCTTATCAAGCTGGTTTCAAAGCACAGAGCCCAAGTAATTTACACCAGAAACACAAAGGATGGAGATGCCTCAGCTGCTGGTGAAGATGCATGA